The Lactuca sativa cultivar Salinas chromosome 2, Lsat_Salinas_v11, whole genome shotgun sequence genome includes a window with the following:
- the LOC111888272 gene encoding DNA topoisomerase 3-beta isoform X1: MATKVLMVAEKPSIALSIATALSGGRMSSRRGSTEVHEFDGMFLGYRVQYKVTSVIGHVFSVDFPPTYQDWAATDPLTLFQAPVLKSESNPKAHIRQHLNREARGCGDLVLWLDCDREGENICFEVIECAGFHPNDGRRIHRARFSSVTEKDITHAMKNLVQPNKDEALAVDARQEIDLKVGVAFTRFQTTYFQGKYGNLDSRVISYGPCQTPTLGFCVQRYLQISTFKPEKFWVVFPYIIKNGFELKLEWDRNRLFDHDVAEMFQKIILEDAVVKVTNISEKQETKGRPSGLNTVNLLKVASSALGLGPHVAMQLAERLYTQGFISYPRTESTAYPSSYDFKGTLGTIVSNPVWGSYVQTLLTNGYHKPKSGTDVGDHPPITPMKSANEDMLGGDAWRLYQYVCQHFLGTLSPDCKYVRKKIEFSVGGELFSCVGQHVTVKGFTAIMPWLAVSEKNLPQFTEGEKIEILKVELYEGKTAPPDYLSESELISLMEKHGIGTDASIPVHINNISERNYVKVESGRKLVPTTLGISLIRGYQCIDPDLCLPDIRSFIEHQITLVSKGQANHSLVVQHVLQQFKQKFTYFIKQIENMDALFEAQFSPLSDTGRALSKCGKCLRYMKYISMLPSRLYCNTCEEVYYVPQKGTIKLYKELTCPLDNFELLLFSMAGPDGKSFPLCPYCYNNPPFEGIDTLFGAPKTATSPKLGKGVGMPCFLCPHPTCRHSLISQGVCACPECDGTLVLDPVSAPKWRLYCNMCNCLVLLPEGAHRISVTKEKCKECESGIIEVDFNKKTTPLKDGETLHVGCILCDDLLHSLVEMKHGKSFFRGRGRGRGRGRGRGRGRGGRKQDPKMSFRDF; encoded by the exons ATGGCGACCAAAGTACTCATG GTCGCGGAGAAGCCAAGCATCGCACTTTCGATTGCTACAGCACTCTCCGGTGGTCGA ATGTCATCAAGAAGGGGTAGTACTGAGGTTCATGAGTTTGATGGAATGTTTTTAGGATATCGGGTACAATACAAAGTGACATCAGTGATTGGTCATGTTTTCAG TGTAGATTTTCCACCAACTTATCAAGATTGGGCAGCAACAGATCCTCTCACTCTTTTTCAAGCTCCAGTTCTCAAGTCAGAATCCAACCCAAAA GCTCATATTCGTCAACATCTAAATCGAGAGGCTCGTGGTTGTGGAGATTTGGTTCTGTGGTTAGACTGTGATCGTGAAGGAGAAAATATATGCTTTGAAG TTATTGAGTGTGCTGGATTTCATCCGAATGATGGTAGAAGAATTCATCGTGCAAGATTTTCTTCTGTGACTGAAAAAGACATTACTCATGCTATGAAAAATCTTGTTCAACCTAATAAAGATGAGGCATTGGCTGTAGATGCTCGCCAAGAAATAGATTTGAAAGTTGGAGTTGCATTTACACGGTTTCAGACAACTTACTTTCAAGGAAAATATGGGAATCTTGATTCCAGAGTTATCTC ATATGGCCCATGTCAAACTCCTACACTTGGATTTTGTGTGCAACGCTACCTTCAAATTAGTACTTTCAAGCCAGAAAAGTTTTGGGTTGTGTTTCCTTACATAATAAAGAATGGTTTTGAACTAAAGCTGGAATGGGATCGTAATAGGTTGTTTGATCATGAT GTGGCAGAGATGTTTCAGAAGATAATATTGGAAGATGCTGTTGTAAAAGTCACCAACATATCTGAAAAACAAGAAACCAAAGGTCGCCCTTCTGGCCTTAATACAGTCAACCTTTTGAAG GTTGCTTCAAGTGCATTAGGGTTGGGACCTCATGTAGCCATGCAATTGGCTGAGCGTTTGTATACCCAAGGTTTTATTAG CTATCCAAGAACTGAAAGTACAGCATACCCTTCATCATATGACTTCAAAGGGACACTTGGCACAATAGTGAGTAATCCAGTATGGGGTAGTTATGTCCAAACACTACTCACCAATGGTTACCATAAGCCTAAATCAGGAACTGATGTAGGTGATCATCCCCCAATTACCCCTATGAAGTCAGCTAATGAAGATATGTTGGGTGGAGATGCTTGGAGACTTTATCAGTATGTCTGTCAGCATTTTCTTGGTACCCTCTCTCCTGATTGTAAATAtgtaag GAAGAAAATTGAGTTTTCTGTTGGTGGGGAGTTGTTCAGTTGTGTTGGACAGCATGTGACAGTCAAAGGATTTACTGCCATAATGCCATGGTTGGCAGTTAGTGAGAAAAATTTACCTCAATTTACAGAAGGGGAGAAAATAGAGATTTTAAAAGTTGAGCTCTATGAG GGTAAAACGGCACCTCCGGATTACCTTTCCGAGAGCGAACTCATCTCTCTAATGGAAAAACACGGAATCGGAACAGACGCTTCCATTCCTGTCCACATCAACAACATAAGTGAACGCAACTATGTGAAAGTAGAATCCGGAAGAAAATTAGTTCCAACAACTTTAGGCATCAGTCTTATACGAGGCTATCAATGCATCGATCCAGATCTTTGTTTGCCAGATATCCGAAGCTTCATTGAACACCAAATCACTCTCGTTTCCAAAGGTCAAGCAAATCATTCCCTTGTTGTCCAACACGTTCTTCAACAGTTCAAACAGAAGTTCACTTACTTTATCAAACAG ATTGAGAATATGGACGCGTTGTTTGAAGCACAATTTTCTCCACTTTCTGACACGGGACGTGCGCTTAGTAAATGTGGGAAATGTTTGCGATATATGAAGTATATCTCTATGCTTCCATCAAGGTTATATTGTAATACATGTGAAGAAGTCTATTATGTTCCTCAAAAGGGCACAATCAAG CTCTACAAAGAACTGACATGTCCTCTAGACAACTTTGAGCTTTTATTATTTTCCATGGCGGGACCCGACGGAAAATCATTCCCATTATGCCCTTATTGTTACAACAACCCTCCATTCGAAGGCATAGACACATTATTCGGTGCCCCAAAAACCGCCACCTCACCAAAACTAGGAAAAGGAGTCGGCATGCCCTGTTTCCTCTGCCCGCACCCCACATGCCGCCACTCTTTGATATCACAAGGCGTGTGTGCCTGCCCGGAATGTGACGGGACCCTCGTCCTTGACCCGGTCAGCGCCCCCAAATGGCGGCTCTATTGCAACATGTGCAATTGCCTTGTTTTGCTTCCGGAAGGTGCTCATAGGATAAGTGTAACCAAGGAGAAATGTAAGGAGTGTGAGAGTGGTATTATTGAAGTGGATTTTAATAAGAAAACTACGCCTTTGAAGGATGGGGAAACGTTGCATGTTGGGTGTATACTTTGTGATGACTTGTTGCATTCGCTTGTGGAAATGAAGCATGGGAAGTCGTTTTTTAGAGGGAGAGGGAGGGGGAGGGGGAGGGGGAGAGGTAGGGGGAGGGGGAGAGGAGGGAGGAAACAAGACCCGAAAATGAGTTTTAGAGATTTTTGA
- the LOC111888272 gene encoding DNA topoisomerase 3-beta isoform X2 produces MEEYKMSSRRGSTEVHEFDGMFLGYRVQYKVTSVIGHVFSVDFPPTYQDWAATDPLTLFQAPVLKSESNPKAHIRQHLNREARGCGDLVLWLDCDREGENICFEVIECAGFHPNDGRRIHRARFSSVTEKDITHAMKNLVQPNKDEALAVDARQEIDLKVGVAFTRFQTTYFQGKYGNLDSRVISYGPCQTPTLGFCVQRYLQISTFKPEKFWVVFPYIIKNGFELKLEWDRNRLFDHDVAEMFQKIILEDAVVKVTNISEKQETKGRPSGLNTVNLLKVASSALGLGPHVAMQLAERLYTQGFISYPRTESTAYPSSYDFKGTLGTIVSNPVWGSYVQTLLTNGYHKPKSGTDVGDHPPITPMKSANEDMLGGDAWRLYQYVCQHFLGTLSPDCKYVRKKIEFSVGGELFSCVGQHVTVKGFTAIMPWLAVSEKNLPQFTEGEKIEILKVELYEGKTAPPDYLSESELISLMEKHGIGTDASIPVHINNISERNYVKVESGRKLVPTTLGISLIRGYQCIDPDLCLPDIRSFIEHQITLVSKGQANHSLVVQHVLQQFKQKFTYFIKQIENMDALFEAQFSPLSDTGRALSKCGKCLRYMKYISMLPSRLYCNTCEEVYYVPQKGTIKLYKELTCPLDNFELLLFSMAGPDGKSFPLCPYCYNNPPFEGIDTLFGAPKTATSPKLGKGVGMPCFLCPHPTCRHSLISQGVCACPECDGTLVLDPVSAPKWRLYCNMCNCLVLLPEGAHRISVTKEKCKECESGIIEVDFNKKTTPLKDGETLHVGCILCDDLLHSLVEMKHGKSFFRGRGRGRGRGRGRGRGRGGRKQDPKMSFRDF; encoded by the exons ATGGAAGAATACAAA ATGTCATCAAGAAGGGGTAGTACTGAGGTTCATGAGTTTGATGGAATGTTTTTAGGATATCGGGTACAATACAAAGTGACATCAGTGATTGGTCATGTTTTCAG TGTAGATTTTCCACCAACTTATCAAGATTGGGCAGCAACAGATCCTCTCACTCTTTTTCAAGCTCCAGTTCTCAAGTCAGAATCCAACCCAAAA GCTCATATTCGTCAACATCTAAATCGAGAGGCTCGTGGTTGTGGAGATTTGGTTCTGTGGTTAGACTGTGATCGTGAAGGAGAAAATATATGCTTTGAAG TTATTGAGTGTGCTGGATTTCATCCGAATGATGGTAGAAGAATTCATCGTGCAAGATTTTCTTCTGTGACTGAAAAAGACATTACTCATGCTATGAAAAATCTTGTTCAACCTAATAAAGATGAGGCATTGGCTGTAGATGCTCGCCAAGAAATAGATTTGAAAGTTGGAGTTGCATTTACACGGTTTCAGACAACTTACTTTCAAGGAAAATATGGGAATCTTGATTCCAGAGTTATCTC ATATGGCCCATGTCAAACTCCTACACTTGGATTTTGTGTGCAACGCTACCTTCAAATTAGTACTTTCAAGCCAGAAAAGTTTTGGGTTGTGTTTCCTTACATAATAAAGAATGGTTTTGAACTAAAGCTGGAATGGGATCGTAATAGGTTGTTTGATCATGAT GTGGCAGAGATGTTTCAGAAGATAATATTGGAAGATGCTGTTGTAAAAGTCACCAACATATCTGAAAAACAAGAAACCAAAGGTCGCCCTTCTGGCCTTAATACAGTCAACCTTTTGAAG GTTGCTTCAAGTGCATTAGGGTTGGGACCTCATGTAGCCATGCAATTGGCTGAGCGTTTGTATACCCAAGGTTTTATTAG CTATCCAAGAACTGAAAGTACAGCATACCCTTCATCATATGACTTCAAAGGGACACTTGGCACAATAGTGAGTAATCCAGTATGGGGTAGTTATGTCCAAACACTACTCACCAATGGTTACCATAAGCCTAAATCAGGAACTGATGTAGGTGATCATCCCCCAATTACCCCTATGAAGTCAGCTAATGAAGATATGTTGGGTGGAGATGCTTGGAGACTTTATCAGTATGTCTGTCAGCATTTTCTTGGTACCCTCTCTCCTGATTGTAAATAtgtaag GAAGAAAATTGAGTTTTCTGTTGGTGGGGAGTTGTTCAGTTGTGTTGGACAGCATGTGACAGTCAAAGGATTTACTGCCATAATGCCATGGTTGGCAGTTAGTGAGAAAAATTTACCTCAATTTACAGAAGGGGAGAAAATAGAGATTTTAAAAGTTGAGCTCTATGAG GGTAAAACGGCACCTCCGGATTACCTTTCCGAGAGCGAACTCATCTCTCTAATGGAAAAACACGGAATCGGAACAGACGCTTCCATTCCTGTCCACATCAACAACATAAGTGAACGCAACTATGTGAAAGTAGAATCCGGAAGAAAATTAGTTCCAACAACTTTAGGCATCAGTCTTATACGAGGCTATCAATGCATCGATCCAGATCTTTGTTTGCCAGATATCCGAAGCTTCATTGAACACCAAATCACTCTCGTTTCCAAAGGTCAAGCAAATCATTCCCTTGTTGTCCAACACGTTCTTCAACAGTTCAAACAGAAGTTCACTTACTTTATCAAACAG ATTGAGAATATGGACGCGTTGTTTGAAGCACAATTTTCTCCACTTTCTGACACGGGACGTGCGCTTAGTAAATGTGGGAAATGTTTGCGATATATGAAGTATATCTCTATGCTTCCATCAAGGTTATATTGTAATACATGTGAAGAAGTCTATTATGTTCCTCAAAAGGGCACAATCAAG CTCTACAAAGAACTGACATGTCCTCTAGACAACTTTGAGCTTTTATTATTTTCCATGGCGGGACCCGACGGAAAATCATTCCCATTATGCCCTTATTGTTACAACAACCCTCCATTCGAAGGCATAGACACATTATTCGGTGCCCCAAAAACCGCCACCTCACCAAAACTAGGAAAAGGAGTCGGCATGCCCTGTTTCCTCTGCCCGCACCCCACATGCCGCCACTCTTTGATATCACAAGGCGTGTGTGCCTGCCCGGAATGTGACGGGACCCTCGTCCTTGACCCGGTCAGCGCCCCCAAATGGCGGCTCTATTGCAACATGTGCAATTGCCTTGTTTTGCTTCCGGAAGGTGCTCATAGGATAAGTGTAACCAAGGAGAAATGTAAGGAGTGTGAGAGTGGTATTATTGAAGTGGATTTTAATAAGAAAACTACGCCTTTGAAGGATGGGGAAACGTTGCATGTTGGGTGTATACTTTGTGATGACTTGTTGCATTCGCTTGTGGAAATGAAGCATGGGAAGTCGTTTTTTAGAGGGAGAGGGAGGGGGAGGGGGAGGGGGAGAGGTAGGGGGAGGGGGAGAGGAGGGAGGAAACAAGACCCGAAAATGAGTTTTAGAGATTTTTGA
- the LOC111888272 gene encoding DNA topoisomerase 3-beta isoform X3 has product MFSDFPPTYQDWAATDPLTLFQAPVLKSESNPKAHIRQHLNREARGCGDLVLWLDCDREGENICFEVIECAGFHPNDGRRIHRARFSSVTEKDITHAMKNLVQPNKDEALAVDARQEIDLKVGVAFTRFQTTYFQGKYGNLDSRVISYGPCQTPTLGFCVQRYLQISTFKPEKFWVVFPYIIKNGFELKLEWDRNRLFDHDVAEMFQKIILEDAVVKVTNISEKQETKGRPSGLNTVNLLKVASSALGLGPHVAMQLAERLYTQGFISYPRTESTAYPSSYDFKGTLGTIVSNPVWGSYVQTLLTNGYHKPKSGTDVGDHPPITPMKSANEDMLGGDAWRLYQYVCQHFLGTLSPDCKYVRKKIEFSVGGELFSCVGQHVTVKGFTAIMPWLAVSEKNLPQFTEGEKIEILKVELYEGKTAPPDYLSESELISLMEKHGIGTDASIPVHINNISERNYVKVESGRKLVPTTLGISLIRGYQCIDPDLCLPDIRSFIEHQITLVSKGQANHSLVVQHVLQQFKQKFTYFIKQIENMDALFEAQFSPLSDTGRALSKCGKCLRYMKYISMLPSRLYCNTCEEVYYVPQKGTIKLYKELTCPLDNFELLLFSMAGPDGKSFPLCPYCYNNPPFEGIDTLFGAPKTATSPKLGKGVGMPCFLCPHPTCRHSLISQGVCACPECDGTLVLDPVSAPKWRLYCNMCNCLVLLPEGAHRISVTKEKCKECESGIIEVDFNKKTTPLKDGETLHVGCILCDDLLHSLVEMKHGKSFFRGRGRGRGRGRGRGRGRGGRKQDPKMSFRDF; this is encoded by the exons ATGTTTTCAG ATTTTCCACCAACTTATCAAGATTGGGCAGCAACAGATCCTCTCACTCTTTTTCAAGCTCCAGTTCTCAAGTCAGAATCCAACCCAAAA GCTCATATTCGTCAACATCTAAATCGAGAGGCTCGTGGTTGTGGAGATTTGGTTCTGTGGTTAGACTGTGATCGTGAAGGAGAAAATATATGCTTTGAAG TTATTGAGTGTGCTGGATTTCATCCGAATGATGGTAGAAGAATTCATCGTGCAAGATTTTCTTCTGTGACTGAAAAAGACATTACTCATGCTATGAAAAATCTTGTTCAACCTAATAAAGATGAGGCATTGGCTGTAGATGCTCGCCAAGAAATAGATTTGAAAGTTGGAGTTGCATTTACACGGTTTCAGACAACTTACTTTCAAGGAAAATATGGGAATCTTGATTCCAGAGTTATCTC ATATGGCCCATGTCAAACTCCTACACTTGGATTTTGTGTGCAACGCTACCTTCAAATTAGTACTTTCAAGCCAGAAAAGTTTTGGGTTGTGTTTCCTTACATAATAAAGAATGGTTTTGAACTAAAGCTGGAATGGGATCGTAATAGGTTGTTTGATCATGAT GTGGCAGAGATGTTTCAGAAGATAATATTGGAAGATGCTGTTGTAAAAGTCACCAACATATCTGAAAAACAAGAAACCAAAGGTCGCCCTTCTGGCCTTAATACAGTCAACCTTTTGAAG GTTGCTTCAAGTGCATTAGGGTTGGGACCTCATGTAGCCATGCAATTGGCTGAGCGTTTGTATACCCAAGGTTTTATTAG CTATCCAAGAACTGAAAGTACAGCATACCCTTCATCATATGACTTCAAAGGGACACTTGGCACAATAGTGAGTAATCCAGTATGGGGTAGTTATGTCCAAACACTACTCACCAATGGTTACCATAAGCCTAAATCAGGAACTGATGTAGGTGATCATCCCCCAATTACCCCTATGAAGTCAGCTAATGAAGATATGTTGGGTGGAGATGCTTGGAGACTTTATCAGTATGTCTGTCAGCATTTTCTTGGTACCCTCTCTCCTGATTGTAAATAtgtaag GAAGAAAATTGAGTTTTCTGTTGGTGGGGAGTTGTTCAGTTGTGTTGGACAGCATGTGACAGTCAAAGGATTTACTGCCATAATGCCATGGTTGGCAGTTAGTGAGAAAAATTTACCTCAATTTACAGAAGGGGAGAAAATAGAGATTTTAAAAGTTGAGCTCTATGAG GGTAAAACGGCACCTCCGGATTACCTTTCCGAGAGCGAACTCATCTCTCTAATGGAAAAACACGGAATCGGAACAGACGCTTCCATTCCTGTCCACATCAACAACATAAGTGAACGCAACTATGTGAAAGTAGAATCCGGAAGAAAATTAGTTCCAACAACTTTAGGCATCAGTCTTATACGAGGCTATCAATGCATCGATCCAGATCTTTGTTTGCCAGATATCCGAAGCTTCATTGAACACCAAATCACTCTCGTTTCCAAAGGTCAAGCAAATCATTCCCTTGTTGTCCAACACGTTCTTCAACAGTTCAAACAGAAGTTCACTTACTTTATCAAACAG ATTGAGAATATGGACGCGTTGTTTGAAGCACAATTTTCTCCACTTTCTGACACGGGACGTGCGCTTAGTAAATGTGGGAAATGTTTGCGATATATGAAGTATATCTCTATGCTTCCATCAAGGTTATATTGTAATACATGTGAAGAAGTCTATTATGTTCCTCAAAAGGGCACAATCAAG CTCTACAAAGAACTGACATGTCCTCTAGACAACTTTGAGCTTTTATTATTTTCCATGGCGGGACCCGACGGAAAATCATTCCCATTATGCCCTTATTGTTACAACAACCCTCCATTCGAAGGCATAGACACATTATTCGGTGCCCCAAAAACCGCCACCTCACCAAAACTAGGAAAAGGAGTCGGCATGCCCTGTTTCCTCTGCCCGCACCCCACATGCCGCCACTCTTTGATATCACAAGGCGTGTGTGCCTGCCCGGAATGTGACGGGACCCTCGTCCTTGACCCGGTCAGCGCCCCCAAATGGCGGCTCTATTGCAACATGTGCAATTGCCTTGTTTTGCTTCCGGAAGGTGCTCATAGGATAAGTGTAACCAAGGAGAAATGTAAGGAGTGTGAGAGTGGTATTATTGAAGTGGATTTTAATAAGAAAACTACGCCTTTGAAGGATGGGGAAACGTTGCATGTTGGGTGTATACTTTGTGATGACTTGTTGCATTCGCTTGTGGAAATGAAGCATGGGAAGTCGTTTTTTAGAGGGAGAGGGAGGGGGAGGGGGAGGGGGAGAGGTAGGGGGAGGGGGAGAGGAGGGAGGAAACAAGACCCGAAAATGAGTTTTAGAGATTTTTGA